The following proteins are encoded in a genomic region of Garra rufa chromosome 22, GarRuf1.0, whole genome shotgun sequence:
- the vkorc1 gene encoding vitamin K epoxide reductase complex subunit 1, whose translation MSSKQSSAGVPKWEYRVRFVLCLLGLVLSVYALHVELSRESDPEYRAMCDLGHSVSCSKVFTSRWGRGFGLVQIFTSKDSVLNQPNSVLGIIFYTLQLGLGQLVSSRAVFFLVMSSWVSVAGSVYLASILAFVLGDFCVVCVSTYIINFALLYTNLKRRTGLEGRLKRGKSE comes from the exons ATGTCCTCGAAGCAGTCCTCTGCTGGAGTTCCTAAATGGGAATATCGCGTCCGCTTCGTTCTGTGTTTACTGGGTTTAGTTCTGTCTGTTTACGCGCTTCATGTCGAACTGTCCCGGGAGAGCGATCCTGAATATCGCGCGATGTGCGACCTGGGCCATTCCGTGAGCTGCTCTAAAGTTTTCACATCCAG ATGGGGACGTGGATTTGGACTCGTCCAGATCTTCACTTCCAAAGACAGCGTGTTAAACCAGCCAAACAGTGTATTGGGAATAATTTTCTATACATTGCAACTGGGTTTAG GTCAGCTGGTGTCTAGCAGAGCAGTGTTCTTCCTTGTCATGTCCTCTTGGGTGTCAGTGGCCGGATCTGTGTACCTGGCTTCTATACTGGCATTCGTCTTGGGTGATTTCTGCGTGGTCTGTGTCTCAACCTACATTATAAACTTTGCACTCCTCTACACAAACCTGAAGAGAAGGACGGGACTGGAGGGACGTTTAAAGAGAGGGAAGAGCGAATGA
- the mapk7 gene encoding mitogen-activated protein kinase 7, translating into MSTNEREDTNDTQAVPARKASEGNSRREGNNDRNHHRGVTEGPSQPNEDTSDANTVADKNLALLKAHSLDVKFEVGEEYDIIETIGTGAYGVVSSARRRDNGQQVAIKKIPNAFEVVTNAKRTLRELKILKHFKHDNIIAIKDILQPVVPHSAFKSVYVVLDLMESDLHQIIHSRQPLTPEHTRYFLYQLLRGLKYIHSANVIHRDLKPSNLLVNENCELKIGDFGMARGLSAAHSEESRSFMTEYVATRWYRAPELMLSLHHYSLAIDLWSVGCIFGEMLGRRQMFPGKNYVHQLQLILSVLGTPPESIVSTIGSDRVRSYVRSLPSKAPEPLAALYPQAEPSALDLLAAMLRFDPRERISACQALEHPYLAKYHDSDDEPVCVPAFNFEFDRQPMGKEQIKEAILTEIQDFHKKKQGVRKKIQFKPLHSSPAPQSETVQTHTNLSFKPTDTTQTQTNVNSFQAQILPHLAHISCQDVDMPSANSDGQPETIDLITPTDKDTSFTEPVTNCTKEELVASNQMLPSHPISQTPPTSSVPQSIPSLSLTQSQAQSLSQNLTRSLGKGGKTTTGEGTKKEGAISEDTKAALKAALLKSALRQKARDGGTAALGIDLLRGSAGGLSSSIFSSNSGPEQRKPVTAQERQREREEKRRKRQERAIERKRKLKEKEKKEGKQGESLGGVLLSDNDKKLLERWGRMMDNRVDKLQILENNSAKTGENKMVQIQPAKGSNVMQTNSDGGESMPPKQPNEVQAFKPPQMLPQMGQCLAAGIFHPTPTHDAPPVSLAPAQNGDVGIVAVGGGVGVVTAPCAFAKNNILKPQFLTVGSVFTGLENWTGTSPHQPQKTHQPPPELNNPAHTGFAHMQTQPKPVTHAQSQSNAHIQLLPLESFMSKPPALNPSIGVSDTSTSLSNPEIGNGPQALDKLCVLEERQNGSHTQGPSKQPPGAAAQPCLGLTDTGQPANSIPDIHTVTQQLSKSQVEDILPPVFSVTPKGSGAGYGVGFDLDDLLTQSLTELQHSDLRESHNDLAPLSASLLSDWLEVHRMTPADMESLQQELQLGSPMILSDNSTIPDT; encoded by the exons atGTCAACCAATGAAAGGGAAGATACAAATGACACCCAGGCAGTGCCAGCCCGAAAAGCCTCTGAGGGCAATAGCAGGAGAGAGGGCAACAATGACAGAAACCATCACAGAGGCGTTACAGAAGGTCCCTCTCAGCCTAATGAGGACACATCGGATGCAAATACTGTCGCAGACAAGAACTTGGCTTTGCTTAAAGCCCACTCCCTAGATGTGAagtttgaagttggggaagaataTGACATTATTGAGACCATTGGTACAGGTGCTTATGGTGTGGTCTCATCGGCCCGAAGACGAGACAATG GCCAGCAGGTGGCAATAAAGAAGATCCCTAATGCCTTTGAGGTTGTGACGAATGCCAAACGCACACTACGAGAACTCAAGATCCTCAAGCACTTCAAACATGACAACATCATCGCCATTAAAGACATTCTCCAGCCGGTGGTCCCTCACTCGGCTTTCAAATCAGT GTACGTGGTTCTCGATCTCATGGAGAGTGACCTGCATCAGATTATTCACTCCCGTCAACCTCTAACCCCAGAACACACACGCTACTTCCTGTATCAGCTGTTAAGAGGCCTGAAATACATTCACTCGGCCAACGTCATTCACAGAGATCTCAAGCCGTCCAACCTGCTAGTCAACGAAAACTGCGAACTGAAGATTGGCGACTTCGGCATGGCACGCGGATTAAGCGCAGCCCACTCCGAAGAGTCACGCTCCTTTATGACCGAGTATGTGGCCACCCGTTGGTATCGTGCGCCTGAACTCATGTTGTCACTTCACCACTACAGCTTGGCTATTGACCTCTGGTCTGTTGGCTGCATCTTTGGTGAGATGCTCGGCAGGAGGCAGATGTTTCCAGGGAAAAACTATGTGCATCAGCTTCAGCTTATTCTTTCAGTTTTGGGAACGCCACCTGAAAGCATCGTCAGCACGATAGGGTCAGATCGGGTGCGTTCTTATGTGCGAAGCCTCCCTTCAAAAGCGCCAGAGCCGCTTGCAGCACTGTATCCACAAGCTGAGCCTAGTGCATTGGACTTGTTGGCCGCAATGCTCCGCTTTGACCCTCGTGAGCGGATCAGTGCGTGCCAAGCCCTCGAACACCCTTACCTCGCCAAGTACCACGACTCGGACGACGAGCCAGTATGCGTTCCCGCTTTCAATTTTGAGTTTGACCGGCAGCCAATGGGCAAAGAACAAATCAAAGAAGCTATACTAACAGAAATCCAGGACTTCCATAAGAAGAAGCAGGGTGTTAGGAAGAAGATCCAATTTAAGCCTCTCCATTCTAGTCCAGCTCCGCAGTCAGAAACAGTGCAAACTCATACAAATCTCAGCTTCAAACCCACAGACACTACGCAAACTCAAACGAACGTAAACTCGTTTCAAGCTCAGATTCTGCCACATTTGGCTCACATAAGCTGCCAGGATGTGGACATGCCCAGTGCCAACTCTGACGGCCAGCCTGAAACCATCGATCTGATCACTCCCACAGACAAAGACACGTCGTTTACCGAACCGGTGACAAACTGCACAAAGGAGGAGCTTGTTGcgtccaatcaaatgcttccaTCTCACCCCATCTCTCAGACTCCGCCAACATCAAGTGTTCCTCAGTCCATCCcttcactctctctcacacagtcCCAGGCTCAGTCGCTCTCTCAAAATCTCACCCGTTCCCTGGGCAAAGGAGGGAAAACGACAACCGGGGAAGGCACAAAAAAAGAGGGAGCAATTTCAGAAGACACAAAAGCAGCTCTCAAAGCTGCCTTGCTTAAATCAGCACTAAGGCAGAAGGCTCGAG ATGGAGGCACTGCAGCTCTTGGTATAGATTTACTCAGAGGATCTGCTGGAGGTTTATCCTCATCCATCTTCTCGTCCAACTCTGGTCCAGAGCAGAGGAAGCCAGTCACAGCTCAGGAGAGACAACGAGAGAGGGAAGAGAAGCGGAGGAAGAGACAAGAGCGTGCGATAGAGCGAAAAAGAAAGCTAAAAGAGAAGGAGAAAAAGGAGGGAAAACAAGGCGAATCTTTAGGTGGTGTTTTACTCAGcgacaatgacaagaagctgttGGAGCGCTGGGGGCGAATGATGGACAACCGCGTTGACAAATTGCAGATCCTGGAAAACAATAGTGCCAAAACCGGTGAGAATAAAATGGTCCAAATCCAGCCAGCAAAAGGAAGCAACGTCATGCAGACAAACTCAGATGGGGGAGAATCAATGCCGCCAAAACAGCCCAACGAAGTGCAGGCTTTCAAACCACCACAAATGCTGCCTCAAATGGGACAGTGTTTGGCAGCTGGAATATTCCATCCAACTCCGACCCATGATGCACCGCCTGTCTCTTTAGCCCCAGCTCAGAATGGAGACGTTGGGATAGTTGCTGTAGGAGGAGGTGTTGGTGTGGTAACCGCCCCATGTGCCTTTGCcaaaaacaacatattaaaacCTCAGTTTCTCACAGTTGGGTCAGTGTTCACAGGTCTTGAGAACTGGACAGGAACATCTCCACACCAACCCCAGAAAACCCACCAACCTCCACCAGAACTGAATAACCCTGCACACACTGGTTTTGCACATATGCAAACGCAGCCAAAGCCTGTTACGCATGCGCAGTCGCAGTCAAACGCTCACATCCAGCTGCTGCCGCTGGAATCCTTTATGTCCAAACCACCAGCTCTGAACCCCAGCATTGGCGTTTCAGACACCAGCACGTCTCTTTCCAATCCAGAGATCGGCAATGGTCCTCAAGCCCTGGACAAACTTTGCGTTTTAGAGGAGCGACAGAATGGCTCTCATACACAGGGCCCTTCAAAACAGCCTCCGGGAGCTGCAGCTCAACCCTGTCTAGGACTCACTGATACTGGACAGCCGGCAAACAGCATCCCTGACATCCACACAGTCACACAGCAGCTTTCAAAGTCACAG